A stretch of DNA from Coccidioides posadasii str. Silveira chromosome 1, complete sequence:
CCAGTTGTCGTCCACACCGTCTTCATCCTCGAGTGATGGAGCATTGAGATCGGAGCCGGACGTCGCAAAGCGAAGAATCGAATTTGTCAGGCCAAGAAACCGGGCACTTTGTTCGTCAAGGGAATTCGAGAGACTTGGGTTAACGGATCGCTGAAAGGCAATGTCTTGAGCCAAAAGCTGGGAGGTAGTCTTGGTCGCTTGCACAAGAGCCGCGGTCAATTTCTCctgaaaaggagaaaatTCCGTTGCGAGGTCCATCGGTTGGACTCGCAAATAAAAACAAAGGAACAGGGCAATTGGGGTGGGCGGGTGGATAGGAGCTgcaaaacaaaaacaaattGAAGGACTGGtggtgaaaaaaaaaaagccggAGGATACCAGCAACTTTGAGAGATCAAAGATGAACAAACCAAACGCTGCACCGGGAGGCCTAGGCAAAAGCCAGTTAGCGCCACAACTCTAAATCAACTCCAAATATTCACGATCTTGCATGGAATCTCCGAGAGAAATTTCGTGAATACAGACACTCGCTTAGCTCTTAGCGCATCCAGCTCAGAATTCAGGAAGACATAAAGTCTCGTTCCTCTGCTCTCCAAACTGAggcttccttttctttctctataGCAGAATCACCTTGATCACCATGTCTGCCTCTCTTGCTCCCGAATGCAATGAGCTCAAAGAGTATGCTCGACAGCTTGCTCCTCAAAGAGAAATATCAGAAGACTGACAGCCCTTAGGCGTTATGACTCCTGTTTTCTCAAATGGTACAGCGAAAGTGGGTGCTCCCAGCTAAGCTAGGCATTTTGTGATTGAAAAGGACATCAGGCTGACCATTGATCAGAGTTCCTTCGTGGCAACTCCTCCAACAACGACTGTGAAAAggtctttgaagaatatAAGAAATGTCTTTCGGTATGGCTTACCTGAAATCAAAGAAGGCGAAAGAGAAATTGCTCCCTGGATGGCATCACTAAGACATCAGCAACAGAAAACTTTGAAAGACCGCGGCATTGACACCATGTTGGAAGACGCTCGTAAGAATAGCAAGGAAAATGACGAACATCACATGAAGAGATCCTGTATGTACCAAGTATCACAATGTCAGTATCATGAATGCTAAGTTGTTTCACAGAAGTTGTGTACAGATGTCCCTCGACTTCCTGATGGAACTCTAGAGTTCACATAAAGCTATATGTACGCAGTGAGTCATGGGAATGCTATGGAGGCTGGAGCCCTTCGAGAGCTCCAGAAGGACGTACCTTTTACCACAGACGGTCTTCTGGATCTAGGCTCCCGAGATACTCGAGAGCCTTGTCAACGACCACCTGGTCCTCAGGATAGGTCACTTTGCCATAATGACGGTAATCATCTATGGCATCGGCGACTGTCCGCTGCTCCCTGGGGATGTCGAGCTGTGGCTTGAGATTCTTGTTGAATCGGGACTCGAGGTCCTTCTTGGTGGCGGTGGAGCCTTCAAAAATGCTCTGGAATGCGACTTCGATCTGTTTCCAGTCGAAGTTCGTCCCGAGTCTGAGGGCAGCGACGAAGATATCTTCGTCCTTTTGCCATCTGTTGGCATGACTTGCTGGCATGCTGGCAGTTGGTTTTGTTGCGGAGGTCCTTTGATGAGAGTGGTTTGGTGGTGGAGTGGTGATTGTGACGTGAGagggggagggagagaaaaagaggatGCAAGAGAGCTGAAATTTTACATCTTTACTTTTGCGCCGCTTCGCTCACTGTGAACGACCCTAGCTGCAATGTCAGCAGCAGCTCCAGCCCTTTCCAGATCGGCCTTTTTTGCTGTTATGGTTTCTGCGCTGTGCAGCGCAGTTAGGGCACAATATTTTTGTGCCCACGATCTGCTcatttctctcctctcctcatCTTCACCTTCACTATCACCTTCATCTTATACCATCACCATTTCTCCATCTTGCTCTGGCTTTCATCAATTTACTATCATCTACCGCCTTCTTTCAAAGAAAGCTAAACAACCCTACCAATTCAACCTCACTCCTCCACTCAAGGCAACTCAAGATGGGCCTTGCAAAGGGTAAAGCCTTGCCAACACGAAATGACCTGTTCCTGTTCACACTGAAACTGTTGACGCGGATGTCCCAGCAAGAAATCATATCCGTGTACAATAGGGAATTCGATGCCACGGCTATCCCTGGGGATGCTAGGAATCGGTGGGCGAGGCAGCTCAAGAGAAACCCGTTCAGGGTTTCGTTGGAAACAGACGGGCCCACTAGGGAGAGCAATCCCTGCAAACTCGCTCTCCTGGAGTCTCGACAGAGTCAGCAGCAGCCAACCAGCTGCttgctcctcctccttctcctccacATCTTGCTTCACCAGCTACAGCCGATCTTCACCAACGGGTGTCATCTTCCGCGATGTTTGATCCCCATGTGCAGTCTGCCATGGAGGCCACTCAGACCCCTTTCGCGGTACACCAGCAGATTCCAGATCCGGCATTCTGGCACGATACCACGCACTCTTCGTGGTCTTCCCACCCTATGGTTCCTGCAATGTACCAAACGACCATAGCGCCGGACGAGTCTTATCCCTCCACATATCAATTAATCTAAGGATCCATGTCAGAGTCCGGTTCATCGGGGACTACATCGCCAGCTCACAGTCGCAGCCATCGATGAGGATTGTACAGAAAGATTTCGTGGCACGTACTCACAAGGCCAGACCATGCCTGGAAATTGATCTCTTACCCCTACCTACGCCAAGTACGCCAAACCAGGAGACGAGACGGGATTTCGCCATATAGATGTTAATATTCCCGATGCcattactactggaagaggAGTCAGCATGATCCAAGGATCTCTAACCTTGACCGCTGAAGAACCAGGTGATTGTAATAAACTCTCTACGACAGACCCTATAATGAAGCAGACACCCCCTCCAAGGCAAATGAATACATGGCTATAGGTCCCAGAGTCCGCCATTGATGTCGTCCGTAGGCTTCTACGTCTTCGTGAGGAATATCATACTTTCGACGCTGCTGATCCGCGTCGTCCTTATAACATGAAGTGTATGAGTATCCTTGTACAAGAGTTTCGTGGTCTCGATTCCGGAGCTGCGAAACTTCGTCGTCGTCAAGCCACTTCTGTCCTCGAAGGACCTTCTTCAAAACGTCGTCGTCCTACCTCACGTCGTGAAGCCAAGACCGTGGACCTTGTGTCCGAAACCGAATCCATTAAGGATGGTCCATCCAAATTCCTTCATCCGCCGACCCCAGTTCGTGCCGTTTTGTCTCGGGTTCAAAACAAAATTGGAAACATTCACGCTTCGATCAGCCATCTTACCACTCGTCTGACGAGTGAGATGAAAGATCTTCAAGGCACCGCAGAAACTGGTTTCGTAGGTCTGCTTCATTGTctttacttgttctcagactaacttctgcgTAGGCCAATGTTACGTCTTCTATCGATAATTTAACTGATGCTGTTACCTCCGGTTTCCGTGATGTCGTGCGAGAGCTCTGTGCCCTTTGTTGTTTTTCTGATGTTGCCCCAGGTGTTTCGTCTATGTCTGCTGCTGCGCCATCTGTCATGGTGCCTTCTGTGGTCGTGCCGCATGTTCCTGCGGCCCCTGAGCGTCATTCAACTTTGGCTGGCTCGCCTCCCTCGCGGCCGCGCTTGGGGCGTCCTCGTGGTACACCCTATCGTCGTTAGTTTCCTGGTTTTGTGACGTGGTGGCGTTTACAGTTTcccatgtcagaacaacaagaaaaaacaGATGAGGACGCACTTATATCGCGTTTCGGGAGCGAAGACAATTCTCATCATCCATCGGATTGATATGAGCCGCAACGGCACAGACAATCATAATACACCGGAACCCTGGAGCCTCGGTTGCCTTAACTGCAGCGACTTTTTTCGCCCTTGACGACGGATGCAGCCTCATATTTCTATGGGGATTTTGTCATTGTCGAAGATGTTCGGTGTCGGGAATACTGGAGGATTCTTCGAAATCCGGGCGACGTGTTGATATTTCTCTGTCACGTTTATGGTTTAACGAACCCGGCAGATGGACCCTCGCGGAGACCTGATTATGCCAAGGAGGCTGGTCTAGATGACACGGAGGGTCGCGAGACTGCAAACCAACTGAGGGTGATGCTCGCGAAGGAGCAAGGTTAAGCAGGCACGCGCGAAGAGAGATGAGGAGAGACGCCAATGCCTTCATGACTGAGGAGGGCCGCGAAGCCTTTATCAGATGAAAAGGGCGTTCGCGGATGAGGCTGATGCTTGCTAGTTGCCCGTGCCGGCTCGCGTTCCCCCTCCCCACCTTCTCGCGACTCCTCCCCGCTCTCCTCCCTAGGGAGGACCCCAACTCCCCCCAACCTTCGCGGTTGAGATGTTTGGGCCTTCGGTGAGTAGTCTTGAGAAGTTGAGATGTGCTCGCGACTGACAGTTCTAGGGCGTTGCTGCTCCTCCCCCAAAGCTGTAAATGCCTTCCGCGAGCTGACATTGGCTTGTGTGCTGGTGGGGTTAGGGTCCTGTCATGCCTTCACCCCCCGCGGTTGTTGTTCCTCCAGCCCCGGCCGGTAATGTGAGTATCCTCTATCACATTTCAGTTCGCGGCTAACCTTCTCTAGGTTGTTGTTGCCGTTCCCCCTGCCCCGGCAGGATTTGTGGGTGCTGTAGTCCCGCGGGGTGCTTGGGATCGCCTAGCGGCCCCCCCGCGAGATCAACAATGGTGGTCCCAGACCACCTTCACCCTGTTACCCCCAGCCGCCTTCTTCGCTGGGACTTCGCGGGCCAACCCGGTGGCCCTCCCAGGCGTTCCACCCCATACGGGGGCACAAGCTTTGTCCGCCCGCGAAAGGGCATGGTGTCGCGGGCCTATCCAAAGGCCCGTGCTCATTGCTGGTTTGGACAATCCAAACCAGTTGGCTGTTCGCGCCCAGCTCCGCGAGGGGATCCTCGTGACTAGAGCTGGGGCCCAGCCACCACCAGGACAGGAGTGCTCTGCCTGCAAGAGAGCTCAGCAAGGCTATGGCAACATAGTCTTCGCAGAGTGCATCTCCGCGGGCATGGGTCAAAGATGCGCAGTAAGGAATTAGCTAGCgaatattgaagctttgtTGCTATATCTTCGTGTGTTCTCTTATGATACTCTCAATATCTTTGTGGATCACCAATATCCTTTGACAACATGGCTGGACGAAGCAACTTGCCTCCTTTGACGACAGCCCCCGAAAACCAAGGTCTGGttattaccagagacagtgggGTCAATTTAGATGGCCACTTCTTCAATAGCTTGACCGCAGCTATGGAGTGTATCGACAGCCAAGCTCCGCCCCGTCGTTATGGCCTACAGGTGGAGCTAATGAATGCCCTTATGAGGGTCACTGATGTGGttactgacttagtggcccacTTCTATCAATATGTCGAAAAATCCAGAGAttggcaacatgttacaTACGCTAACTTCGAAGCCGACTTTCACGATGCCCGAAAAGTTACCCTGGATGTTGAACGACGCCGCATTGACATGCAGAAGATCAAGGataggcttgttgctacatgGGGCATTGACAGGATCGACGCCATTTGGCCAAAAGTGGAGAGCCTCTGGGCCGCCCAAAAGCTTCGCCATACCTTAAACATCTACAAggattgggataagttcGCCAATAACATTAATAGTGCAGTACTCCGAAGACTGGAAgctacaggagctggacatcACCGAAGCCTAGCTACATTGCCAGGCGATTAcactacagctgacaaagaagtcgACCGCATTTGCGAACTCccttcaagagatgccctGCGCCGGTGAGGCGTTACTATTGGAAGGtatggtcttctacagcCATTGGCTCTCCCCCAGTCGTCTAGCTCTCAACGCTCAATCCAGGATATTGCTAGGAGCCCGCCTACTGCAAACAGCCCCCGGGGTCTACTGGAAGGACCACAATCGCCAAGATCACCAAGAGACGTTCCAATGGGTGGGATGTCTATGCCGCATAGCCGCTCTATCACTAGGAATCGCGCGTTGAGAGCTCTTGGGGATTCCCATGGTTCTCTGCAGCGATACCCAGCATAACTTCATAATGTTACTGGTTTCAAAACTCCTACCATATTATAACAACGGCGAAATCGATCACTTCTTTCTGGGAGGATTATGAAAAAATATCAACATCGCCATCAGGCGTCTCAAATACAAGGGCAAACATTTATGTCAATCAAAACCCAGCAAATTTCCCCAGCCAGACATTATACCTTAATATCACTTGGAGATCGGAGTTTAAAGGCAGAGCGTACCGTGACAAATACATAGGACCTGCAATCCTCTCGATAACTGGAACGACTACATGCTGATTAacatatttttattttttttttctttgtaAACACCATTGGCGCCGATTTTGGCGTAACTATTTAAAAAGATCTTAAGATCTGTTTATCCTCTattcctcctcctctccaaattcaCAAACCCGTTCGAAACTCGAGATAACCCGCCTCCCGCGCCTACAACTCCAGGCATCCTTCTACCTGCACCCGTTCGCGCCGTATGGCTCCTTTCCATCAACCTTGACCATATCTCGCTAATGCCAACTCGCCGAGCGGGCAGCATGCTATACTGCAAACTATACATGTTTCGGCGGTGAATTGGCGGCACGAATCGACCGGTTACCAGGCAGAGGATAACACGCGGAGACAAATAATGCTTACGGAGACGGTGGCCAAGTTGGAAGTACTGCTCGAACATGGAACGGAGAGAAAGAGGAACGGACTGTTTATGGTGTGGCGGTGTTAGTTGGTTTTTATATCAGTTGAAGGAAATGGCATTTGATTGACGCGAGATAGCTAAGGGATACCTACCTGGAGATTAATGTACGAAGTTGGCGCGCAGCGGAAAATGTCATCTGAATTAGGTGTACTTTGCTTGCGAAGCTCGAATTTGATACCTCCTATTTTGTGGTGTGTTAGAAAAAGGCCATGAGCTGAGAGAAATCTAAAGAAATCCACTCACCAGGCAATCTCCTAGGATCCTTAAGCCGTAGCATCAGGGCAAATAGGGGGAAATGATTCAACATAGCAAGGCACGTATCCAGCGTCGCCTTGAGCGATATTATAGCCATACGGGCAGAAGCAAAAGTAATATAGAATACAAGTATAGTAGGCAGTAAGAAAAACAGCAGTGTGAACAGAATCGTCCCGAGAAGTAATTGATCGAGTTCGTAGTCGCATGAATCTATTCGGTTACGTAGCACATTTCTTTTTCGGCCGCGGAAGAGGTGGAAGAGGGATATTATAATTGTCAACTGCCAATGAAATATGCGCGCAGAGGCcgtgtagaaagagtagatgtGGATAGTGAAGAGCGATAGGAGATCGGAAAACATCGCGAGGGCCATGCTTGCTCCGGCAAAGCCGGAACAACCGATCATGTAGACGACATGACGAAGAAATGGGCGCAAACTGACGAGTGCGCCTATAACAAATAATGGATGAGCTACAGTACGGCGGAGGAAGAACCGATGAGTGACTTACTGGCCCAATGCTCTATGACCCATAGAAACAAATCCCCCAGAAACGCCGCCAGTTCATTGTTGAGCTTCAAGCCCGCCGGCCAGTCCATCAGCCAGGAGATTGTTTGCTGGAGACCTTCCACAGTCGACCCGTTGAGAATAGAATTCATCTGCGACGCAACCCAGTCGGCGTTATCAATGAGGTATGAGCCGAGTGCAATCCCAATGATCACATCATTTGCGACCAGCCACAGGCTGTTGTAGAACCTGATATAATCAGGATGGCTATGCGTAACGCTTTCCCAATCGTTTTTCCGCTTGCGCAAGGTCAAGTATTGTATTGGCCAATAGCAAAACTGCTGCAGCCGAATGTCTATTTGCTGGGCGGTAGCGGAGATGTCCTTCAAAGCGGCTGCGTCTGGTCGAGCGCGCCACTCTAGGACTGTTAATACGACCTCGGCGATAACACGATGCACTATAATCCCTGTAATAAGCCCTTGCTTGATGATCGGGTAAATCCACACTGTGAATACATAAGATAGCCCCATAACAAATAGATCCCAGGCAGTCGTTGCTGACTCTACCACTCGTTCTCCAACACTTAAACTTCGCTTGGGACGAGTTCCAATCAGTCCGATATTCTTCTGAAGCAACCTGTCCACCTCGAAGGCACAGTTTATTTGGTTGATAATTACTGGGAGAGACTGTTCCTTCGGCGTAGGGAAGTGTTTGACCACGGTGTGCAAACGTAGCTTATTGATGAGTTTCGCGGATTGAACTTTGGCCGCTTCTTCAGCTGCATCAACGTCGCCTAAAGCACCACTGGCCGTGTCGACGGTCGCACGTTTATCGCCTAGCACAAGAGACATCGGAAAGGGAGACATGTACTGCATGCGCGTGGGATGAGGACGGTGGAACATGATAACCTGGATCGCGAGCTTCGTCTCTGGTGGGCAGTATATACGAGGTAATTTCGACGAATGATTCGTCACGGCGTAAAGATGGGACGGAGTGAACGCCGTGGGGATTTCTGCCGCATTCGTAGAGCCTAGGACGTGCATCGCGGATTTCCCACAGATATGCAACAGCCGTGAAATTGGATGCGGGCTGCTGCGATACAGTATACCTGTCCGCAGCGCATTGTCGACATTCCGTGCCTAGTGTACCGGGGTGGTCGCTTAGACAACTTTTTCGCCTCGCAGGTGAACCAGCCAACGTACCTCGACATGTTCTAACACGGAGACCACGAAGAGGTCAAACTCGGAGTTTCTCCAGCCCACAATTACACCGGGAGCAGTGGATTTGGCAAATTCGTACGGCCAGAACACGCGCAGCAAACCATCATTCATAACCATGCTGTCATTATTCCCTTCGCTTAAAACGAGCCTCGCCGTCGCAACTGTTCTCTAGCGGATATTCCGTGGCTCACAGATCGAGGGTGCTAGTGCAGTGGTAAGAAAAAAAGCCAGTACTCTCGCATTGACAGGACTATAACTACCCAATTTATCTCCTGCGTGACAATTGCGTTGATGGGGATCAGGAGTAGGAAGTAGAATACGGAGAGGACGACGAAGCCTTTCGCTGCGCGGGTCTAGTGCTCAAAATCCTATTTAGCTACAGGGCAGAAACCAAACATCAAGACCGGAAGAGACATACCACAACACCGTGATCCCAGGCAAATATTGCCAATTCGTAAAGCCTGGTGACAAGATCCCACCTCGCGGTGATGTAACCAGCTACGAAGATGCTGAACGCGAAGACCGAGAAAGGGTGCATGAATCAGGGACGACGGTGCGCATGCTCGGAGAAATTGTTTTTAGGCCAAGACAGTGGAAATATTCACACGGCAATGCCGCTCAAAGCAGTTTGCGGTTTGAAGCTGCCGGCCGAAGACAACAAGGGTGACTTTCGCTAAAGGAGCGGCTGGCGAGCTTCTTGGGAGGCAAGGGATCGGCCAATGAGAGGCCGCCGGCAACCCCTACAGGATCTTCGTCGATGCTTTGGGCTACGTCTGGTTGAAGCAGAGGATAACCAGTTAGTAGTCGCTTGTAGGAAATTTACTATGGATTTGGCGTCGATTAAAGGCACTGGCCATGGTATCTTCAAGCACATATAACTATTACAGCCACCCAGACCAACGAACTCCATACTCCTCCGACTAGATCTCCAGGTCATCTGGAACAACGCACAGCATTTCCCTCTGCGCTCTCACAAAGCATTGATCCCTTGAAAGACTTTATTGGCCTTTAGTCTGCCATCCGCCTCAACTAGATCCCTCATTAATTgtctcttctcttccaccGTCATATTCTCATTGCCAGGAGCTTCCAGCTGGGCTTTCCATTTGACAAGCATGGCCTTGAGCAGAGAACTTCCTTCTGCCACCTCCTCGGCGGAATACTTGTCGATATCCATGGAATTCTCACCCTTTTCAGCTGCTGTCGTGAAGTCTTCCAACTCTTCAGCTTTCTGACGCGCCATATTGACGACTTTCTCCGGGAAGCGAACCAATTCGGCCACGTGGATCCCAAACGACTGATCGCAGACCCCTGGCTCTACTCGGTATAACAGGGTAACTTCTCGTTTCTTCTTGCTCGCTGTATTATTCTGCTTGTCGCTTACATTGTCCCCGATGAATGCAACGACGTGAAGGTTCTTGACCGAGTTGGGATATCGTTCCTCAAGGGCCGTCAATTCATGGAAGTGGGTTGCGAAGAGGCCGAAACATCGAATCTCAGTAATTATGTGCTCGGATATTGCCCAAGCAAGCCCAAATCCGTCATATGTACTTGTCCCACGACCGAGCTCGTCAATTATTATCAACGATTCCGATGTTGCTGTTTTCAGAATATTTGCGGTCTCGAGCATTTCGGCCATAAACGTTGAGACGCCCTTGAGCTGGGAATCACTTGCTCCAACACGAGCCAGGATACAGTCAAATATCGTGAGCTCCGCTTCAGAGCACGGCACAAAGCAGCCAGTTTGGGCCATGAGCGCAACCACACCAATCTGCCTGATATAGGTGGACTTACCGCCCATATTAGGACCGGTGATTATAAGAAAGGAGGATTCGTTACGAACGAGGGAAACATCATTAGTGATAAAAGAGATATCATCTTGCATTTCCATGCACGGATGACGGGCTTCTTTAAGGATAGTATTGCCGGTCCCACGAGGATGGACTTTTGGTCGaacgtacggagtaggagCGTGGACTGAAACATGAGCGAAGCTGACGATGACGTCGAGATGTGCCAGCACGCCTGCAAGCTGTTCAAGCAAAGGGCAATACGATGCTGCGACGTTGACAACTTCGTTAACCAAACCGGTTTGCGTCCGGTTATAATTTTGAGATAACTGGTCATGTTCTCGCCGAAGAGATTGCATTGTAGATGTTGTGAAGTAGACGCCGTT
This window harbors:
- a CDS encoding uncharacterized protein (EggNog:ENOG410Q5KH): MPASHANRWQKDEDIFVAALRLGTNFDWKQIEVAFQSIFEGSTATKKDLESRFNKNLKPQLDIPREQRTVADAIDDYRHYGKVTYPEDQVVVDKALEYLGSLDPEDRLW
- the MDM35 gene encoding Mitochondrial distribution and morphology protein 35 (EggNog:ENOG410PSKT~COG:S~BUSCO:16742at33183) — its product is MSASLAPECNELKERYDSCFLKWYSEKFLRGNSSNNDCEKVFEEYKKCLSKTLKDRGIDTMLEDARKNSKENDEHHMKRSYVPRLPDGTLEFT
- the GPI1 gene encoding phosphatidylinositol N-acetylglucosaminyltransferase subunit gpi1 (BUSCO:271850at4751~EggNog:ENOG410PFBS~COG:M,O~TransMembrane:9 (n4-14c19/20o43-65i331-349o355-375i435-453o495-517i524-544o564-580i601-625o637-656i)~BUSCO:2047at33183), translating into MHPFSVFAFSIFVAGYITARWDLVTRLYELAIFAWDHGVVTRAAKGFVVLSVFYFLLLIPINAIVTQEINWRTVATARLVLSEGNNDSMVMNDGLLRVFWPYEFAKSTAPGVIVGWRNSEFDLFVVSVLEHVEARNVDNALRTGILYRSSPHPISRLLHICGKSAMHVLGSTNAAEIPTAFTPSHLYAVTNHSSKLPRIYCPPETKLAIQVIMFHRPHPTRMQYMSPFPMSLVLGDKRATVDTASGALGDVDAAEEAAKVQSAKLINKLRLHTVVKHFPTPKEQSLPVIINQINCAFEVDRLLQKNIGLIGTRPKRSLSVGERVVESATTAWDLFVMGLSYVFTVWIYPIIKQGLITGIIVHRVIAEVVLTVLEWRARPDAAALKDISATAQQIDIRLQQFCYWPIQYLTLRKRKNDWESVTHSHPDYIRFYNSLWLVANDVIIGIALGSYLIDNADWVASQMNSILNGSTVEGLQQTISWLMDWPAGLKLNNELAAFLGDLFLWVIEHWASALVSLRPFLRHVVYMIGCSGFAGASMALAMFSDLLSLFTIHIYSFYTASARIFHWQLTIIISLFHLFRGRKRNVLRNRIDSCDYELDQLLLGTILFTLLFFLLPTILVFYITFASARMAIISLKATLDTCLAMLNHFPLFALMLRLKDPRRLPGGIKFELRKQSTPNSDDIFRCAPTSYINLQSVPLSLRSMFEQYFQLGHRLRKHYLSPRVILCLVTGRFVPPIHRRNMYSLQYSMLPARRVGISEIWSRLMERSHTARTGAGRRMPGVVGAGGGLSRVSNGFVNLERRRNRG